In the genome of Chryseobacterium arthrosphaerae, one region contains:
- a CDS encoding alpha-glucuronidase produces the protein MRYLRLNILFFLIIPLLVFAEDGSQLWLRFPAKNGISADQIISKGNSPTLNIARKELSSHWQGQAVELRTENKDKNLKDGYKIISTPEKIVISAGKEIGLLYGVYHILRLQQTKADLSHLNTVEKPSYDVRVLDHWDNLDGSIERGYAGRSLWKWEDLPGKISQRYEEYARANASVGINSVVLNNVNASPNMLREDYLKKVKALADIFRPYGIKVYLSVNFSSPKVLGGLQNSDPLNKDVQKWWKDKAAEIYRLIPDFGGFLVKANSEGQPGPQDYGRTHADGANMMADALKPYNGIVMWRAFVYSPSKDDRAKQAYLEFVPLDGKFRDNVIIQIKNGPVDFQPREAFNPLFGALRKTSEMVEFQITQEYLGFSNHLVFLAPLFKETLDSDTYSDGQGSTIAKITDGTLRPAKLTAISAVANIGEDTNWTGHHFAQANWYAFGRLAWNHQLTSEQIADEWIKMTFTDDKNFLNPVKEMMLSSRETAVDYMMPLGLHHIFAGGHHYGPEPWGDYKGGRPDWSPVYYHQADAQGLGFNRTKTGSNTVSQYFPPLNERYDNISTCPENLILWFHHVPWDYPMKDGKPLWDELCYTYDSGVKKVRDYQKIWDRMEPYIDEQRFTDVQSKLRIQSKDAVWWKDACLLYFQTFSKKPIPYDIERPVHELEDLKKIKLNMGHHN, from the coding sequence ATGCGATATCTGAGACTCAACATTCTATTTTTTCTGATCATTCCGTTACTGGTTTTCGCGGAGGACGGAAGTCAGCTCTGGCTCCGGTTTCCTGCAAAAAACGGAATATCGGCAGATCAAATTATTTCCAAAGGCAACAGTCCAACCCTGAATATTGCCAGAAAAGAGCTGAGCAGCCACTGGCAGGGACAGGCGGTAGAACTTCGTACAGAAAACAAAGACAAAAACCTGAAAGACGGCTACAAAATTATTTCCACGCCGGAAAAAATCGTTATTTCGGCAGGAAAAGAAATAGGACTGTTGTATGGAGTCTATCATATCTTACGATTGCAGCAGACAAAAGCCGACTTGTCTCATTTAAACACTGTTGAAAAACCATCATACGATGTAAGGGTTCTGGACCATTGGGACAACCTGGACGGAAGTATTGAAAGAGGATATGCCGGAAGATCACTTTGGAAATGGGAAGATTTGCCAGGTAAAATTTCTCAGCGCTATGAAGAATATGCAAGAGCCAATGCTTCTGTAGGAATCAATTCCGTTGTTTTGAATAATGTAAATGCATCGCCCAATATGCTTAGGGAAGATTATCTTAAAAAAGTCAAAGCTCTGGCCGATATTTTCAGACCTTATGGCATCAAGGTATATCTTTCTGTAAATTTTTCTTCACCTAAAGTGCTGGGTGGATTACAAAATTCAGATCCGTTGAATAAAGATGTACAGAAGTGGTGGAAAGATAAAGCAGCTGAAATTTACAGATTAATTCCTGATTTCGGCGGATTTCTGGTGAAAGCCAATTCAGAAGGCCAGCCAGGTCCTCAGGATTACGGAAGAACCCATGCAGACGGAGCCAATATGATGGCAGATGCCCTGAAACCTTACAATGGGATCGTCATGTGGAGAGCCTTTGTCTACAGCCCGAGCAAAGACGACAGAGCCAAACAGGCTTACCTTGAATTTGTTCCTCTGGACGGTAAGTTCAGGGATAATGTGATTATTCAGATTAAAAATGGTCCGGTTGATTTTCAGCCGCGAGAAGCTTTTAATCCTCTTTTTGGTGCTTTAAGAAAGACTTCCGAAATGGTAGAATTTCAGATCACCCAGGAATATCTGGGCTTTTCAAATCATCTCGTTTTTCTGGCTCCCTTATTCAAGGAAACACTGGACAGCGATACTTATTCTGACGGACAGGGATCCACGATTGCTAAAATTACAGATGGCACCCTAAGACCTGCAAAATTGACAGCTATTTCTGCCGTTGCCAATATCGGAGAAGATACTAACTGGACGGGACATCATTTTGCTCAGGCCAACTGGTATGCATTTGGCAGATTAGCATGGAATCATCAGCTGACTTCAGAGCAGATTGCTGATGAATGGATTAAAATGACCTTCACAGACGATAAGAACTTCCTGAATCCGGTAAAAGAAATGATGCTTTCTTCCAGAGAGACTGCTGTAGATTATATGATGCCATTAGGATTACACCATATCTTTGCAGGAGGCCATCACTACGGTCCTGAACCGTGGGGAGATTATAAAGGCGGAAGACCGGACTGGTCACCTGTCTACTACCATCAGGCTGATGCTCAGGGATTGGGTTTCAACAGAACAAAAACAGGAAGCAATACAGTTTCACAGTATTTTCCGCCACTCAATGAAAGGTACGACAATATCTCAACCTGCCCGGAAAATCTTATTCTGTGGTTTCATCATGTTCCGTGGGATTATCCAATGAAAGATGGAAAACCTTTGTGGGATGAACTGTGCTATACGTATGATTCCGGGGTGAAAAAGGTAAGGGATTATCAGAAAATATGGGATAGAATGGAACCTTATATAGATGAGCAGAGGTTTACCGATGTTCAGTCAAAGCTCCGAATTCAGTCAAAAGATGCAGTATGGTGGAAAGATGCCTGCCTGCTTTATTTTCAGACTTTTTCCAAAAAGCCGATTCCTTATGATATAGAACGTCCTGTTCATGAACTGGAAGATCTGAAGAAGATTAAGCTGAACATGGGCCATCACAATTAA
- a CDS encoding glycoside hydrolase family 43 protein has product MKKSKYLFPEDYMADPSVHVFEDKIYIYPSHDRESGIEENDNGDHFDMNDYHVFSMDDVDSGDIKDHGVVLSVKDIPWAGRQLWDCDVAFKDGKYYMYFPLKDQNDIFRIGVAVSDRPYGPFIPEKHPMMGSYSIDPCIFEDKGKYYMYFGGIWGGQLQRYRDNKALESAVIPENNEPAIHSKVALLSDDMLEFAEAPKDVVIIDENGKPLLHGDRHRFFEASWMHQYNGTYYFSYSTGDTHLICYATGDNPYGPFTFQGEILTPVVGWTTHHSIVEFKGKWYLFFHDSVPSGGKTWLRSMKVIELEYDNEGKIKTIEGLEEQS; this is encoded by the coding sequence ATGAAAAAATCAAAATATTTATTCCCGGAAGATTATATGGCAGACCCTTCCGTTCACGTTTTTGAAGATAAAATCTATATCTATCCTTCTCATGATCGCGAAAGCGGAATTGAGGAAAACGATAACGGAGATCATTTTGATATGAATGATTACCATGTCTTCTCAATGGATGATGTGGACAGCGGAGACATAAAAGATCATGGCGTAGTCCTTTCGGTAAAAGATATTCCATGGGCGGGAAGACAGCTGTGGGATTGCGATGTCGCCTTCAAAGATGGCAAATATTATATGTACTTTCCTTTGAAGGATCAGAATGATATCTTCAGAATCGGGGTTGCTGTGAGTGACAGACCTTATGGGCCTTTCATTCCTGAGAAACATCCGATGATGGGGAGTTACAGCATCGATCCGTGCATTTTTGAAGATAAAGGCAAATATTACATGTATTTCGGAGGAATCTGGGGTGGACAATTACAGCGTTACAGAGATAATAAAGCACTTGAATCTGCTGTAATTCCCGAAAATAATGAACCTGCAATCCACTCAAAGGTAGCTCTGCTGAGCGATGATATGCTTGAATTTGCTGAAGCTCCTAAAGACGTAGTTATCATCGATGAAAACGGAAAACCGCTGCTTCATGGTGACAGACACCGTTTTTTTGAAGCATCATGGATGCATCAGTACAACGGTACATATTATTTCTCTTATTCTACAGGAGACACTCATCTGATTTGCTATGCAACCGGGGATAACCCTTACGGACCGTTTACTTTTCAGGGTGAAATTCTTACTCCGGTGGTAGGATGGACAACCCATCACAGCATCGTGGAGTTCAAAGGGAAGTGGTATCTGTTTTTCCATGATTCTGTTCCGAGTGGCGGTAAAACATGGCTGAGAAGTATGAAAGTGATTGAACTGGAATACGATAACGAAGGCAAAATCAAGACGATTGAAGGTCTGGAAGAGCAGTCATAG
- a CDS encoding endo-1,4-beta-xylanase has translation MKRILIGLAALTASGLSAQKSDSTLKKAFQDKFYIGTAMSLPQIDGTDQKAAAIIKKQFSSIVAENCMKSMFLQPQEGKFFFDDADKFVDFGMKNNMFIIGHTLIWHSQLPKWFFTDKNGKDVSPEVLKQRMKSHITTVVSRYKGKVKGWDVVNEAILEDGSYRKSKFYEILGEDFIPLAFQYAQEADPNAELYYNDYNEWYPEKVKTVIKMVEKLKSRGIRIDGVGMQAHVGMDNPSIDEYEKAILAYSNAGVKVNITELEISALPSPWGSSANVSDTVAYQKEINPYTKGLPKEVEMKWEKRYLDFFGLFLQHKDKIRRVTLWGVTDKQSWKNDFPVKGRTDYPLLFDRKDQEKPVVQKIIKLAEKN, from the coding sequence ATGAAACGTATTTTAATTGGTTTGGCGGCTCTTACCGCTTCCGGGCTGTCGGCGCAGAAATCTGACAGTACTTTAAAAAAAGCATTTCAGGATAAATTCTATATCGGAACCGCGATGAGTCTTCCCCAAATCGACGGGACAGATCAGAAAGCTGCAGCGATTATCAAAAAACAATTCAGCTCTATTGTGGCCGAAAATTGCATGAAATCGATGTTTCTTCAGCCTCAGGAAGGAAAGTTCTTCTTTGATGATGCTGATAAATTTGTTGATTTCGGGATGAAAAACAATATGTTCATCATCGGACATACGTTGATCTGGCATTCCCAGCTTCCAAAATGGTTTTTTACAGATAAAAATGGAAAAGATGTTTCTCCGGAAGTATTGAAACAGCGCATGAAAAGCCATATTACAACGGTAGTTTCCCGGTACAAAGGAAAAGTAAAAGGGTGGGATGTGGTGAATGAAGCCATTCTTGAAGACGGATCCTACAGAAAAAGTAAATTTTACGAAATCCTGGGTGAAGATTTTATTCCTTTGGCATTTCAGTATGCTCAGGAAGCTGATCCCAATGCAGAATTATATTACAACGATTATAATGAATGGTATCCGGAAAAGGTAAAAACCGTTATTAAAATGGTTGAAAAGCTTAAATCAAGAGGAATCCGTATTGATGGAGTAGGAATGCAGGCCCATGTCGGGATGGATAACCCTTCCATCGATGAATATGAAAAAGCAATTCTGGCATATTCCAATGCCGGAGTTAAGGTCAATATTACAGAACTGGAAATCAGTGCGCTGCCTTCTCCATGGGGGAGCTCAGCCAATGTTTCGGATACTGTTGCTTATCAGAAAGAAATCAACCCTTATACCAAAGGACTTCCCAAAGAAGTAGAAATGAAATGGGAAAAACGTTACCTTGACTTCTTTGGTTTGTTCTTACAGCATAAAGATAAAATAAGAAGAGTAACTTTATGGGGAGTAACCGATAAGCAGTCCTGGAAAAATGATTTTCCGGTGAAAGGAAGAACAGATTATCCGTTACTGTTTGACAGGAAAGATCAGGAGAAACCTGTAGTACAAAAGATAATAAAGCTGGCAGAGAAAAATTAA
- a CDS encoding MFS transporter, giving the protein MDNQPQKISVIEKVGYSLGDLAANLVFQTLVTYLTYFYTDIYGLKAEDASVITLTVGLIAGFGFNPLIGALADRTSSRWGKFRPWILFTAVPLGIAALLAFSTPHFSYQGKMIYAAVTYSLLLLLYASNNLPYAALSGVITGDMGERNSISSYRFVAVMFAQFFVQVFMLPIILYVGHGDKAQGIETVMTWLAVIGSIMLLITFFTTKERIIPKPEQKSSLKEDLKDLFQNRPWIIMLTVTAFIFITLAMKGGSYVYYFNNYVDENALKNFISPITAFFNSAGMNFFGEDPKSAGFGLFNAGGIVMMIVGITFSKKLADRFGKRDTFIASLFISTLFILAFIIYPPKAVGIMFLSQILHGFFYGISTPLLWAMIADVADYSEWKNNRRATAIIFSAMMVGLKVGLSIGSSLVALIIGKYGYISVHGSEQVIQPETVAAGAKMLVSIFPSIPFFIACGLLLFYKINKKMEVQIEKDLAERRK; this is encoded by the coding sequence ATGGATAATCAGCCACAAAAAATATCGGTAATAGAAAAAGTAGGGTACAGCCTTGGAGATCTGGCGGCCAACCTTGTTTTTCAGACCTTAGTCACCTACCTGACCTATTTTTATACAGATATTTACGGACTCAAAGCAGAAGATGCTTCTGTCATTACCCTTACCGTAGGTTTAATTGCCGGGTTCGGTTTTAATCCACTTATCGGAGCGCTGGCAGACCGTACAAGTTCACGATGGGGGAAATTCCGTCCATGGATTTTATTTACTGCTGTACCTCTTGGTATTGCAGCACTATTAGCCTTCAGCACGCCTCACTTTTCCTATCAGGGTAAAATGATCTATGCTGCAGTTACTTATTCATTATTATTGTTATTGTATGCATCCAATAACCTGCCTTATGCTGCTCTGAGCGGTGTTATTACGGGAGATATGGGAGAAAGAAACAGTATTTCTTCGTACCGTTTTGTTGCCGTGATGTTTGCCCAGTTCTTTGTACAGGTATTTATGTTGCCAATCATTCTATATGTAGGACACGGAGACAAAGCACAGGGAATCGAGACGGTTATGACATGGCTGGCGGTGATCGGATCCATAATGTTACTGATTACCTTTTTTACCACCAAAGAAAGAATCATTCCCAAGCCTGAGCAGAAATCAAGTCTGAAAGAGGATTTAAAAGATTTATTCCAGAACAGACCATGGATTATTATGCTTACTGTGACTGCATTTATATTCATCACGCTGGCCATGAAAGGAGGATCTTACGTATATTATTTTAACAACTATGTGGATGAAAATGCCCTGAAGAACTTTATTTCACCCATTACAGCATTTTTTAATTCTGCAGGGATGAATTTCTTCGGGGAAGATCCAAAGTCTGCAGGATTCGGATTGTTTAATGCAGGAGGAATTGTGATGATGATTGTAGGGATTACGTTCTCTAAGAAACTGGCAGACCGGTTTGGAAAGCGTGACACTTTTATTGCGTCATTATTCATTTCTACTTTATTCATCCTCGCTTTTATAATTTACCCTCCGAAAGCAGTGGGAATTATGTTCCTGTCGCAGATTTTACATGGATTTTTTTACGGAATCAGCACACCGCTTTTATGGGCTATGATTGCTGATGTGGCCGACTATTCGGAATGGAAGAACAACCGCAGGGCTACCGCTATTATCTTTTCTGCCATGATGGTAGGACTGAAAGTGGGTCTCAGCATCGGAAGCTCTCTGGTAGCTTTGATTATAGGAAAATACGGCTACATTTCTGTACACGGAAGCGAGCAGGTGATTCAGCCTGAAACCGTGGCAGCAGGAGCCAAAATGCTTGTGAGTATTTTCCCGTCCATACCGTTTTTCATTGCGTGCGGACTGCTTTTATTCTACAAAATCAACAAAAAAATGGAAGTTCAGATTGAAAAAGATCTGGCTGAAAGAAGAAAATAA
- a CDS encoding sialate O-acetylesterase, with product MKNRILYVLFFLAAIGSFHAKVRLPALVSDGMILQRNQDLKIWGYADAGEKITVNFIKKAYHTTADQNGNWALMLPKRNAGGPYTMTINEITLKDILIGDVWVASGQSNMELPMRRLTPLYGDEIKNANNRNIRFFTVPQKYNFKAPQNDLDGGKWESTNPQTILDFSGVAYFFAKELNEKNKVPVGIIHTSLGGSPVESWIDEKSLKKYPEYLAEAEKWKNDDLIQSTESQERSLSKAWYAELDQSDIGFNQHWEKDNGNDAGWKTIMLPGSWEDQEGSFDGSVWFRKEIILPKGVDQKTAFLNLGRIKDADVTYINGIKVGNVTYEYPPRWYDIPKGVLKEGKNIITVRVINGSGKGQFIADKPYYLEIDGQKTDLKGEWKYKIGAKMEKMAPGQTFIRWKPIGLYNAMINPLINYKIKGFIWYQGESNTGKPKEYGDLLSTMISLWRSKWNKNDLPFLIVQLAGFMEKKDEPLESNWAELREQQRQASLNVPYAGLAVAIDLGEWNDIHPIDKKTVGDRLALQALKVGEGKKIIADGPVYQSMKTEGNTIILSFKPGTDDLVQGSLKGFAIQQKDGSYQWAKAEAKGNKVMVWNDQVTSPVNVRYDWADNPDGNLKNKSGLPASPFTTEKN from the coding sequence ATGAAAAACAGAATCCTATACGTATTATTTTTTCTTGCAGCCATTGGCAGTTTTCATGCAAAAGTAAGGCTGCCTGCTTTGGTTTCAGATGGAATGATTCTTCAGAGAAATCAGGACCTGAAGATCTGGGGATATGCAGATGCAGGAGAAAAAATTACGGTTAATTTTATCAAAAAAGCATATCATACAACAGCAGACCAAAATGGCAACTGGGCTCTTATGCTTCCAAAGCGCAATGCCGGCGGCCCATATACCATGACCATTAATGAGATCACCCTTAAAGATATTCTTATTGGTGATGTGTGGGTAGCTTCAGGACAATCCAATATGGAACTTCCTATGCGTAGGCTCACACCTTTGTATGGAGATGAAATTAAAAACGCCAATAATCGGAATATAAGATTCTTCACGGTTCCGCAGAAATACAATTTTAAAGCTCCTCAAAATGACCTTGACGGTGGGAAATGGGAAAGTACCAATCCTCAGACTATTCTTGATTTTTCAGGAGTTGCCTATTTCTTTGCCAAAGAACTGAATGAAAAAAATAAAGTGCCTGTAGGAATCATTCATACCAGTCTGGGAGGATCTCCGGTTGAGTCCTGGATAGATGAAAAATCACTGAAAAAATATCCGGAATATCTCGCTGAAGCAGAAAAATGGAAAAATGATGACCTGATACAATCTACAGAATCCCAGGAAAGATCATTAAGTAAAGCATGGTATGCAGAGCTGGATCAGAGTGATATTGGGTTCAATCAGCACTGGGAAAAAGATAACGGAAATGATGCCGGATGGAAAACCATAATGCTGCCTGGATCGTGGGAAGATCAGGAAGGCTCGTTTGACGGTTCGGTATGGTTCCGTAAAGAAATTATCCTGCCAAAAGGAGTGGATCAGAAAACGGCATTTCTAAATCTGGGAAGGATAAAAGACGCTGATGTTACCTACATCAACGGAATAAAAGTAGGAAATGTAACCTACGAATACCCGCCTCGCTGGTATGATATTCCAAAAGGCGTTTTAAAAGAAGGAAAGAATATTATTACGGTAAGAGTCATCAATGGCAGCGGAAAAGGACAGTTTATAGCTGACAAACCATATTATTTAGAAATCGACGGACAAAAAACAGACCTTAAAGGCGAGTGGAAATATAAAATTGGAGCAAAAATGGAAAAAATGGCTCCCGGGCAAACGTTTATCCGCTGGAAACCGATAGGGCTTTACAATGCGATGATTAATCCGCTGATCAATTATAAAATTAAAGGATTTATCTGGTACCAGGGCGAAAGCAATACAGGAAAACCAAAGGAATACGGAGATTTGCTGTCAACCATGATTTCACTCTGGCGTTCAAAATGGAATAAGAACGATTTGCCATTCCTGATTGTGCAGCTGGCTGGTTTTATGGAGAAAAAAGACGAGCCGCTTGAAAGCAACTGGGCTGAGCTGAGAGAACAGCAGAGACAGGCTTCCCTGAATGTTCCTTATGCAGGACTTGCTGTAGCTATTGATTTGGGAGAATGGAATGATATTCATCCGATCGATAAAAAAACGGTGGGGGACAGGCTTGCTTTACAGGCCCTGAAAGTTGGTGAAGGCAAAAAAATCATAGCTGACGGACCCGTTTATCAGTCGATGAAGACAGAAGGAAATACCATTATCCTTTCCTTTAAACCCGGAACAGATGATCTGGTACAGGGAAGCCTTAAAGGTTTTGCCATACAGCAGAAAGACGGCAGCTACCAATGGGCAAAGGCAGAAGCAAAAGGAAATAAAGTGATGGTATGGAATGATCAGGTCACCAGCCCTGTTAATGTACGCTACGACTGGGCAGACAACCCGGACGGCAATCTTAAAAACAAAAGCGGGCTTCCTGCTTCACCTTTTACAACAGAAAAAAATTAA
- a CDS encoding glycoside hydrolase family 127 protein produces MTPKLSAFLLCFASFASAQVMEKIHYFPLETVKLSESVFSKAMVADHKYLMALEPDRLLAPYLKEAGLKSKADNYPNWENTGLDGHIGGHYISALSLMYASTGNKAIQQRIDYMISELERCQNTSPDGYISGIPDGKKIWKEIKQGNIRASAFGLNDRWVPLYNIHKLYSGLRDAYWYAKNEKAKTMLIRLTDWMMNEVSGLSDEQIQDMLRSEHGGLNEVFADVYEITHDRKYLKLALRFSHQAILTPLLSGEDKLTGLHANTQIPKVIGYKRIADLENNTSWSNAADFFWHNVTGKRSSVIGGNSVSEHFNPVNDFSSMIKSIEGPETCNTYNMLKLTKELYATLPESYYIDYYEKALYNHILSTQNQDQGGFVYFTPMRPGHYRVYSQPQTSFWCCVGSGMENHAKYGEMIYAWSDKDLYVNLFIPSTLTWKEQKVVLRQVNNFPEVPETTLIFDAAGKSEFDLKLRCPEWTTPSEVQILINGKQQKAQRGSDGYFTLTKKWKKGDVVKMILPMHLSAEQLPDHSNYYAFKYGPVVLAATYGTENQQGLLADDSRGGHIAHGPQIPLNEIPVILGNPSEVVNHVKPLNNTPLNFAITGLYPSEKFGKGLSLMPFYSIQAERYILYWPQADKNEIENTLKQRAKEEAETRKLDMITADKIQLGEQQPESDHFIESKDSGTGYMEDRHFRDAKGWFSYQMKNTGKNASYLYLLYFDANTSRTLNIEINGKKIIAQNLEGKSGTSPQYLAVPIPDSEKNKENLTVKFLAEEKLMTAKVIELRLLTDNYEKK; encoded by the coding sequence ATGACCCCGAAACTTTCTGCTTTTTTATTGTGTTTTGCTTCATTTGCCTCAGCTCAGGTGATGGAAAAAATTCATTATTTTCCTCTGGAAACTGTAAAATTATCAGAAAGTGTTTTCAGTAAAGCTATGGTGGCAGACCATAAGTACCTGATGGCTTTGGAACCGGATAGATTATTGGCTCCTTATCTTAAAGAAGCCGGATTGAAATCCAAAGCAGATAATTATCCCAATTGGGAAAACACAGGATTGGACGGCCACATAGGAGGACATTATATTTCCGCATTATCCCTGATGTACGCCTCTACAGGAAATAAGGCAATACAACAGAGAATTGATTATATGATCAGTGAGCTGGAACGCTGCCAGAATACCTCTCCGGACGGATACATATCAGGAATTCCCGACGGAAAAAAAATCTGGAAAGAAATAAAGCAAGGTAACATTCGCGCTTCAGCCTTCGGTTTGAACGACCGGTGGGTACCTTTATACAATATTCATAAACTGTACTCTGGATTACGCGATGCTTATTGGTATGCGAAAAACGAAAAAGCAAAAACAATGCTGATCAGACTTACGGATTGGATGATGAATGAAGTATCAGGCCTTTCTGATGAACAGATACAGGATATGCTGCGCAGTGAACATGGAGGACTCAATGAAGTTTTTGCGGATGTTTATGAGATCACTCATGACCGGAAATATCTGAAACTGGCTCTCCGTTTTTCCCATCAGGCTATCCTTACACCGCTTTTATCAGGAGAGGATAAGCTTACAGGACTTCATGCCAATACACAGATTCCAAAAGTCATCGGCTATAAACGGATTGCCGATCTTGAAAATAATACGTCCTGGAGTAATGCCGCTGATTTTTTCTGGCATAATGTTACCGGGAAAAGATCTTCCGTTATTGGAGGTAACAGTGTCAGTGAGCATTTTAACCCTGTCAATGATTTCAGCAGCATGATAAAAAGTATTGAAGGTCCGGAAACCTGCAATACCTATAATATGCTCAAGCTGACCAAAGAGCTTTATGCAACGCTGCCTGAATCTTACTATATCGATTATTACGAAAAAGCATTATACAATCATATACTTTCCACACAAAATCAAGATCAGGGAGGTTTCGTGTATTTTACTCCGATGCGTCCCGGGCACTACCGTGTGTATTCACAGCCTCAGACGAGCTTTTGGTGCTGCGTAGGATCCGGAATGGAAAATCACGCCAAATATGGGGAAATGATTTATGCCTGGTCGGATAAGGATTTATATGTAAACCTGTTTATCCCTTCCACACTGACATGGAAAGAGCAAAAAGTAGTGCTTCGTCAGGTCAATAACTTCCCGGAAGTTCCTGAAACGACATTGATCTTTGATGCTGCAGGAAAATCAGAATTTGATTTAAAACTGAGATGTCCGGAATGGACCACACCTTCAGAAGTACAAATTCTGATCAACGGAAAGCAGCAGAAAGCACAGCGTGGTTCCGACGGTTATTTTACCCTGACTAAAAAATGGAAAAAAGGTGATGTTGTAAAAATGATTCTACCGATGCATCTTTCTGCAGAACAGCTGCCTGACCATTCCAATTATTATGCATTTAAATACGGGCCTGTAGTGCTTGCTGCAACATACGGAACCGAAAATCAACAGGGACTTCTTGCGGACGATAGCAGAGGAGGCCATATTGCTCATGGTCCGCAGATTCCTTTAAACGAAATTCCAGTGATCCTTGGAAATCCTTCCGAGGTGGTCAATCATGTCAAGCCTTTGAACAATACACCGCTCAACTTTGCCATTACAGGACTTTATCCGTCTGAAAAATTCGGAAAAGGGTTAAGTCTTATGCCGTTTTACAGTATTCAGGCAGAAAGATATATCCTGTACTGGCCTCAGGCTGACAAAAACGAAATAGAAAATACATTGAAACAAAGAGCAAAAGAAGAGGCAGAAACCAGAAAGCTGGATATGATCACTGCAGATAAAATTCAGTTGGGCGAACAGCAACCGGAATCAGATCATTTTATAGAAAGCAAAGATTCCGGTACAGGATATATGGAAGACCGTCATTTCCGTGATGCCAAAGGCTGGTTCAGTTACCAGATGAAAAATACCGGAAAAAATGCTTCATACCTTTACCTGTTGTATTTTGATGCCAATACCAGCCGTACGTTGAATATTGAGATCAACGGTAAAAAAATTATTGCTCAAAACCTGGAAGGAAAGTCCGGAACTTCACCTCAATATCTTGCCGTTCCAATTCCGGATTCGGAAAAGAATAAAGAAAATCTTACGGTGAAATTTCTGGCAGAAGAAAAACTGATGACCGCTAAAGTCATTGAATTGCGGTTACTGACAGATAATTACGAAAAGAAATAA
- a CDS encoding NUDIX hydrolase translates to MTEDYSQYPKHLVAVDCIIFGFDGENLKILLVKRNFEPQMGEWSLMGGFVGSEETSDEAANRVLFTLTGLENIYLEQLKCYTEINREPTARIMSISYYALINIEKDIQINEQYSAEWVELQKAPDLIFDHNEMVKEAVARLRRRASTGPIGFELLPEKFTMKDLQNLYEAIFDEKFDKRNFTSKINSMDILVNTNKKDMTSSRKGSFLYRFDEKKYNKKISRGFMFKI, encoded by the coding sequence ATGACTGAGGATTACTCCCAATATCCCAAACACCTTGTAGCCGTTGACTGTATTATTTTCGGTTTTGATGGCGAAAATCTTAAAATCCTTCTGGTAAAAAGAAATTTTGAACCTCAGATGGGTGAATGGTCACTGATGGGCGGCTTCGTTGGCAGTGAAGAAACTTCTGATGAGGCGGCTAACAGAGTACTTTTTACATTAACCGGTCTTGAAAACATCTATCTTGAACAGCTGAAATGCTACACGGAAATTAACCGTGAGCCGACGGCCAGAATCATGTCTATCTCCTATTACGCACTGATCAATATTGAGAAAGATATTCAGATCAATGAGCAGTACAGTGCAGAATGGGTTGAACTGCAGAAAGCGCCCGACCTTATTTTCGATCATAATGAAATGGTAAAGGAGGCTGTAGCCAGGCTGAGGAGAAGGGCTTCCACCGGGCCTATTGGATTTGAACTTCTCCCTGAGAAATTCACCATGAAGGATCTTCAGAATCTTTATGAAGCTATTTTTGATGAAAAATTTGACAAGCGGAATTTTACCAGCAAGATCAACAGTATGGATATCCTTGTGAATACCAACAAAAAGGACATGACCTCATCCAGAAAAGGCTCTTTTCTTTACCGCTTCGACGAAAAAAAATATAACAAAAAAATCTCGCGGGGATTTATGTTTAAGATCTAA